The Passer domesticus isolate bPasDom1 chromosome 15, bPasDom1.hap1, whole genome shotgun sequence nucleotide sequence TGTAAGACTTACTTCAGTTCTCTTCTTGACCACAGCCTCCAAAAGGAGAATAATTCCAGAACAGACAGCAACATGGCATTTACAATTATAAATCTTGATGTCCAGTAATGCACATCTAGCCAATCCCAAGCAAATTCAGCTATCAGCTGGTATggcaaaaataaatactttacaGTGAATTCTCTCCATTGCCTCCAAGAAGGATCTTCAAGGTCCTGTAAATTAGGATAAAAAGACTGTTAATCAATTTTCTATTAAACTTACTTATTACTGGCTTATTTCCACTAGTCTTTTGTTGAAAAGCTGGGGGTTTTATACACTGAAAGCAGTAATTTATCTTTATTATACTCACTAGTAGGTAATACTGTAATGCAGTAATTTCCATTAGATTAGAACATCACTTTCTATAGTTATGTGAACTTCAGAAGAATCAGTTTCACACATTTAAAGTCTTAAAAGCCCAAAATCAATCCTATTAAAGGTAATGGTTGCAACACTGGTGATTGCATACAATAAAATCAAAGAACCACTTACCCTGTAGGTCTGCTGTTTTTAAAGCCATAGTGTAAAGAGATGAAATGATGAATAATTACATCATGTGTTTTTATGCTGCTAGTCTTAAAATGCTTATAACTAAAGCAAGTAGCACATTTAATGTTTTGAATACTTACAAGTAGTTTTGTGACAGTATCTTCATACTTGTCTTCTTGCATAGGACAAATTGTGTGGATGAAAGGTAGGAAAGCTTCTGCATAATCAAACAAATATAGATATAACATACTGAGTCTTGGAGAATTCTTCAGTGCATACAGAAGAAAGAGTGATTTTCCTGGGTTTACAGCCTAAAAGGTATCAAATTATTAAGTTTCAatcagtaaaaaaataaaatgaatggGACATGCCACTTCTTAGATTTTGTGACAATTATTTTTCAAAGGTTTGTTTTTCAAATACAACAGGTCATTAAACTGAGCAGTTTTTACATAGGAAATTCCAGTACTTTAACATTCCTCCTGGTTTTAAGAGAATCTTGTTTTAAAGgtattacttttaaaataattaatatacATGACATGACACACATTATATAAAATTTACCTTATATTCCCAAAGGTTCTGTGGTGGTTTAACACCTAAAGTTTTCACACATTCCAGTTCTGCCATAATAGCTCTCCTGTGGTTACTGTTCTCTACACTGTAAGGCTCTTTGGTGAAATCCTCTTCAGTCAGTGTTAGGAGGAGTCTACAAAAGCAGAAGAATTAAGGTGAACAGTGCCTACTCACCAAAAAGGATGACAAACAAATACACAACTCCACACTGAAAAATAAGCTACTGATACAAGGTAGCACCTTCTGGGttaaagaatcatagaatactTTGGGTTGGCAAACTTTGGGACTTTAAAAGATCATCATCACATTGCATATCAAGTGTTCCACACCAACTGCATCTCAGAGCCTGGGTTTtaaatttccttcttttccagttTCCTCTTGCCTGCTTTCAGCGTGGCTCTTGGGTGGAATACATATGCATATAGCACATGCATATTTCCACAAGAAAGGAAAAGTGTAAGGGTGGATAATACATCAGTAGAATTTTACTCTTGGTATCATTTCAGTCTGCATTgtcagcattttaaaaagttcttAGAAAATTTTCAGGTAGCTGACTCTCTACTACTAAAAGTTTTCAACAGCAATTGTTAAAACTTCTTCTGAAATTTATTCTGACACATCAACAGAATATTCCCACAATCTAGGTAACACAGTACAGTCATTTCACAATAAGCCACCCCTAATGAACCTGTCAGTAGTCCAATCACATAACAGCTGTGCTTGACCACAAGGCCTCTCACCTTCCATTGACTTTCTCCAGTAAAAATCTTTCTTTGTAATGTGAAGCCCACgggcccagctgctccagccagagTATCACTTCCTCAGCAGTCCACTTAGCAACAGGCTTGTGGACAAGATGATCATCTTCAAATTCTCTGCTACTCCAGTGATAGCCAAGTAGAACTACCTACAGGCAGATTACAAAGATAAATAAAGATCCTTTACTTGCAAAGCAAATACATGAATTATATAAATAAACACACAACAAGAGCCTTGACACATAGAATCTTCCATTTCAAGGAGACTAGAACATTCAGGTTTTAAGAAAGTATTTTGAAGTTTTACCCACTAACTTCCATTTGCTGTACACTGCAGTTGTAGTTCCTGACAGACAGCTCTGAAGGCCACTTTACTGACTCAGCCCAACCAGGGAAAACCAACCAGGTGAAACTTACTGCTACACAAGTTAAAGCTGTCAGAACACCTGAGAAGAACCCTCCTCGAGGGTTAAttcttgctgtgtttggaaCTGTAGGCATCTGGTCGTTCCCATGCTTTTGGAAAGTTGCCAAGCTGCGTGCTACATCACTGTTCTGCTGAATATCTTCTTTTCTTTGTTCAATGGCATCAGAGAATAGCTTTTCAATAACATCCCtaataggaaaaatatttgtcatTATACTGTAACCACTGAGGCTTAGTATTCAGAAAAGGGAGTcatttttggatttttgttttccaatCTCTTACTAAAGACAATCATctttaaaagcaagaaaaaattaGTTATTAAAGCTTAGTAAATTTAGAATTTTATCAATCACTGCAAAACAATATTTTCCTTAGTTTCCAAAGCTAAAATACCACATAACTCCCAAGTAATTTCTTATATAAAATTAGAATTCTGTGTGCCACTGTTATTGTGTGCCAGCCacaattattaaaaaatgcTAAACAAAAGACAACATAAATCCTACCATAAATCAATCCTACCATCCATTTATTTAATGTTATTAACCCCAGATAAAGTATTATTAACAAAACAACTTGTGGGTAATTCAAGACAGCAAGTAGATTTTTTTAGCTTTGTTCTGCAATATGATCACATTCTTCCAATAAATAGTTCCTATTACAGAAATTACTACACAATTATCCAAGATCAATCTCACTTAGAATTATTAGAAAACAACCAGCGATATTGAAAGACTGAGGATCCTGCCTCTCCATCTCCCATAAAATGTAGAAGGGGGGAAAGCCCTCCCCCAAACAAACCTCCTCcctcaaaacaaaaccaaccaacccatCCCTTAATTCCATGTGCTTGAACAGTTCATGACAAGTGCACAAGCTGAAAGTCTTTGGGATTTAAATTTCTTTGTGACAGTTCAGATTACCAATTATCTAAGAATATCTGCAGCAAACTCAAGAAACAGACAGCAAATTTCTGTGGTTTCATTTATGTAAAAAAGACATTCACAAAACAGTTCACTCACCTGAGGAGGATGTTGACTTTGGGGAAtccttcccatttttctctgcaCTCAGGACATTCATTCTTCTTGGACGATACCCACCACAAGGCCAAGCAATGCCTGCAGAAGCTGTGCCCACAGTTCAGGGTGGTGGGATTGATCAGAATGTCGTagcagcagtggcagaggaACTCACTGACTGATATCTGCcggcccaggccaggagcagcacacgGTTCAACTTCTGCCCTCTCTGTTTCCCCTTGTAAAGTCTCACCTTCTTCCATTTTCCTTTAAGCCTTCCACAAACAGAAAGCTCTCTCAGATCTTCAAACCAGATAAGGCACTACTTCTGAAAAGCAACATGAAAACAGCTATTACAGAAGTTTAGAATTGTAAGCAATGTGATTTATCATTGCACTGCTTTTGACACCCggatgtttttaaatttttttaagtaacTCAGCCCTCCCCAAAATGAAACATGATCTACTTCTTCAACAATATATTCATTGCCAACTACAATCAAAACCAGATTCTAGATGTAAACAGCTGGGCTCAATCTCCCTATGCTTTCTTCTCCCATGTTATAAAATACATGAAAgtgaaacaaaataattcacTATGATTCACATGACTTTTGACAATAGCTTTAATCAAGGTTTTAGTAAAAGAAATCAgtcaaagaaaatataattaaaaagtaTCATCTGAggatacaaaaataaaataccagTATAATGTCATGATCTAATTTACTTCATCCCTTTTCTTTCCAAGCATATTGAATAAAACATTATTAACAGAGGTCAATGCTGGATATTGCTGGGCAATGttgaaaaaatataataaaagtTTGATCCACCAAGTCATATGCTTCAGAATCATAAGGGACTGATCTGCACACCTTTTCAGCAAAGGTCTAAACTCCACATAAACGTTACTTGTAGTTACTTTGTCAGCATTACAGAAAATGCATAGATAAGAGTTTAAGATGGTTCCAAGTttacaaaaaatatatttgcttgATGTTCCTACTCCGTTCTCTTAGACAGCAGTATATAGATTCTTAAGAAAAACACTGATCCACGTCATTAACTCATCACTCATGATATGTTAGAAGATATCAAGAACTAGACAATTTTCTCCTCAGACGCTACCAAACCAAAATATGATTGCACTCTCCACCTTGTGGCTCCTGCTTACTACTAACTTACCAACTTGCCATCCAGATCAAGCACGTAGAAGCAAGCACGCAAGCAGGTAAAGAACAGAAATCACGAAAAAAAGCACAAGTTCAAAAACAGAAACCGATAGTGAAATTAGAATCCTTAGACTTCTAAACCTGCATTTCCATGGCACATCACAGGCTGTTGTCTTTCTAAAACAGCACTTGtaagaagagaaataaagacaAGATTTTGCACCTAAAAACATTCTTCTAGTTTTCCTGAAAGACAGAGGCAAGAGGATTTCTGTGGAAAATAGAGGAAAACCATTTCACCGCTCAGCCTGCGCCAagtcagagccagcagcagaacGACTCCTAGCTCCTGTCTGttgccagctccagcctcccGCACTCCGCGCTGCCCCCCAGGCACGGCACAGCCGCTCCGGGCCCGGCGGCCCCGCACGcccggccgcagccccgggcccgccccgccgctTCCGCCCCGCCAGCAGCGCGGCTCCTCCCCCGCCGCTGCGCCGGCCGGGCCCGCTGCTTTACCTCCAGCGTGTCAGGTCAGCGGACACCAGCGCTGCCGCACTGCCGGACCTGGGAATACACACACCTCCGTATTCGTGGGAACTGAGCTACACTACGCACCCAGGCAGCCTTCCTTCGCAGAAACTATTCAAGGTTGATTTTACAGCAGAGATTCCAGGGGTAATCTTAGAAGTAAATGAGACTTTGCAGTCCTAAAGCATCGTGCACAGAGACTGTTCTTACCGCATAAGAGTCTATCTCTCCACACATGCACAATTTACTTCtatcagtctctgttccctcacTGAAATTCTTTTCCACTAGTCCAAAAAAATTTGATTCACTCCTTACAACGCCATGgcaggaggttgtagccaggtggggatgggcctcttctcccagggaacAGTGACAGGACTCAGCTTTACTCTGCACCAGGGCAGGTGTAGGTTGGGCATTAGGAAAGGGCGATCAGACATTGGAAAGGGCTGCACAGGGAGGTGCTGGAATCACCGTCCCTGGAGGCCTTTAAGGACTGGACatagcactgagtgccacgGTCTAAATGACACCGTGGTGCTTGGTCACAGGTGGGACCCAATGATCccagaggttttttccaacctaattgattctgtgaatttttaaagTGTACCTCTGAGATGTATTTTTTTCAACTCTTCGACACAGTGAcattttctttcaggattttgtttcagtttgatACAAACTACAAGTCCAGTTCAAATGACATTTCAGTTAATTATTCCAGCCTatttcaagaaagaaaatagtctctcactgttttctctctcatattattcattttttttccagagaaccAATGAGTAGATCTTTAAAGTACTCTAGCATGAAAGAATTCAACCTCTTCCAGATCTGAGGAAGTGCATCTAGATCTACCTTGGTATGCAAGGTGAAAATGCAGCCCAGAATACTTGTTCTAGAATATAGTTTTTTGCTACATTTTTGTGTCTTTTCACTTAGTTTCACATTCAATGTTCAATAAAGTACAAGAACATACAAGTGTTTGATAGGCTGTGCAGCAGACTTGAATGATGTGAAAACATGGCCTTTTTGTTCCAGTTTATAAAATTTTTGACATACAAAAAGCCATAGAATCTCGAACTAACTGCTTGTATTGCCCTCTCCCACTTTTTAGGGGCTCCTTCTGCTTATGTAATACATACATGTTGAAGTAAAAAATGTCTAATCTGTAAAACATAGTGCTTCAATTCCTGTTGAAGCACTTAATTACAGTACCTTACTGTTTGACTTGCAGCTTATTTTGTGGGTGAGGGAAGCAGAGTTCCCAGATTTGTCAGCTGCTTGTGGGAAAATGTCAGGCTTCTAAAACAACCATCAACCACTTTAACGTGCCATGAGCACTTTAATTAGAAAGTGCAGAAATGCATCGTAAAAAACTGAGGAGTAACACGACAATTTTAGGCTTCAGCCAATTTactgcaaaacaaaaacatctctgccATGTTAACTAATATCTTACTGGGAGCCATTTAATCATACTCAATGATTTCCTGGGAATGTCTCTTGAATAAATTGCTTATACTGAAGAATCTTAAAAAGCTCTCTCCACTAAATCCTGCGTaattatttatctttttctgtATGCAGAAATTACCCGCCCCAATTAGTGGGAatgtttcatttgttttcattctgcTGGAATTCTGGAAAAGATGCTTTGTGAGCCGtgtgagctccagccctgcagcacaaacTGCGAACTCCTGTGCCGCCCGTGCCCACAACTGCAGCCCCGTGCCCCTGCAGCACCTTCTCTCGggggcagccctgcctggcaccgCGCTGCTGCGGGCCCATCCCGCCGCGCCCTCCCGCCGCCAGCTGCCACAGCGCCGCCTGGAACAGGAACAAGCTCCTTCTGCAGCACGGCAAGGCCTCCGGTTCCCCTGGAACTATCATCATTCAGGCATCGTCGCTAGCAGTTCTCCACCATCCTCCTGGTGTCTCCTAGGCAGAGTCCCATGCCTTCTTCCTTGCTGGCGCTAGTTCCGTATTTCTGGCTTTCAGGGCAAGGCCCACATCCATGACATTTCACCACACCCCACAGAACGGCGGCTGGCCTAAGACTTCCTTCGCCCcggcagccctgctgcagcccctgcggCCCGCTCAGAGCGCACGGcgggctgctgcaggcaccGTTCGAAGCTGTGGGAGCCGGGCCCACGGATGGGGCGGTGCGGCCCTGCGGCCCGCTCAGAGCGCACggcaggctgctccaggcaccgTTCGAAGCTGTGGGCGCCGGGCCCGCGGACGGGGCGGTGCAGCCCTGCGGGCTCCGCCCCGGTAGGAAATGGCGGCGGCCCGGGCTCACGTGCGCGCTCACGTGCGGCGCGCGGGGCGGCCCCGGAAGCgctcggcggcggcggcgggcggtgCCGGGCCGAGCTCCGGCGGGCGGGGGCGCGGGATGGAGGTGATCAGGAGCAGTGAGTGAACACCCGGCCCCGCGTCCCGAGCTCTGCGCCGCTGGCGCTAAgctgtcccggtgtcccggcgTCCCGGCATCCCCGCCCTGGGCTGGCCGCTCCTCCGGCCTCAGCCTGTCCTTCATGGCGAAGGGGTCCCCGTTGCCCCGCGCACCCATGAGGCGCAGCCCTGAGAGGGGAGCGCGGCCCCGAGGCTGAGGGGGCGGCGGGCAGGCCCTGCCCGCCCGAGGGGCGCCGGGCTGCCGGGGGATGCCGTTTGTAGTCTCAAGTGTGTTTTAACCCTTTACCCGTAGATTTTAAGGATAATCTGAACAAAGTGTATGAAGCCATTGAAGAGTCGGACTTCCTGGCCATCGATGGAGAGTTTTCAGGTACAGTTGCACCTGTTTTGTCTTTGTGAACTGTTGGCAGTCTCTGAGGGGGGGTGGTTTGACCTCGGTGCCCGAGTTCGCTCCTGTGATGCATCTCAGCGTTGGCTTGAAAAAGGTAAAGTTGAGGCTACCACAAAGTGGTTAAACCACTTGTTACGTGTGCGATAGCAAGGCTTTGATTAAAGGTACATGTCATGTTTGTGCTGCTTGTGCTCCCACAATAATCTTTCAACGTGACAACTGATAGTTGTTGCAGCTCAAGGTAAAAAAACCAGAAGGTTTCTATGTGCCATGAAAGCAATGGATTCGGATAAGTGGGGCAGATCCTGCAAGTGTTTGGACAGGGAAAGGCAGCACTAAGAACCTGTGTGCTCGTGGAACCCTGAGGGTACGTGCAGCAGGAGATGCTTTAGTAGGTATTTCACTTTAGGGATGTAGAGTTCGGTTCACCTATGAGACTAGGTTTTGTTACATGTGGTGTTTGTGGAAGCACAGTTGTTGCATATTGCTTAAGGTGACTAAGTTATTCAATAAGTCTCTGGGCAACACTCCCCATTTTTAGTTTGGCTTTGATCCTGCATTGTGTTGTAAAGCCCATTTACATTAGGGTACTGGTAGGTCTTGGCCTGCTACTGACATGTTGAATAGGAGCCAGAATGACAGAGCTTTTGCAGAACAGTTTTACTTCTAGAACACCCTTATTGGAATGAGTGGCTTATTGCAGTAGTATTTTTCTCAAATTAAATAATTGTAATGCATGCTTTAAGTGAAAGCCTTTTTCTCAAATTGCCAGTTCTTTGCTGTGGTTAATTTTGAAAAGCTTACCCAAAGCAAAATATGTTCTACTTTTTCAGGGATCAGTGATGGGCCTTCAGTTAGTGCATTAACAAATGGCTTCGACACTCCAGAAGAAAGGTATCAGAAGCTTAAAAAGGTAAAGTGTTTACATGGACTAAAATGAAAACTGAAGCTGCTTTTAGTGCAGCATCTTGTTTGTGTGACCAACAGGAGGAAAGAGAGATGGAACTTCCCTCAGTTCTTGTCTCTTTGTGGAAAGGAAGTGCATACTAAAGTCATCTTGGGCCAACAGTAAGATGATTAAATGGGGATGAAAACTAGCAGAAAAACTCTGGTGTGTTTACTTTCAAATTACCAGTGAAACAAACATTGATTAAGAAGATTCACTTTACTTAATTTTGAAATGGAGAGAAATCATATGTGGCTGCAACCTGGTAATCtttaaatttcctttcctttacaGCATTCCATGGATTTTTTGCTCTTTCAGTTTGGCCTTTGCACTTTTAAATATGATGACACAGAAGAAAAGTACGTTATTCTcttatttcttgttttcttaaCTGAGGATTTTCTAAGTAATCCTGATAAGCTGTATTGACATGTAACTCATCTTTTCTACAGGTATATAATGAAGTCATttaatttctatatttttcCAAAACCCTTTAACAGAAGTTCACCAGATGTCAAGTTTGTCTGTCAGGTTAGTAGAAAAacagtttaattttatttggttAAGGTATACCTGAAACAAACTTCAGCTTAAAAGGTAGAAGAATGTAAGTTTCTGGGTTGAGGGTTGTTTCTTATAAAATAAGTAAGCATCAGTTAAGACCAATCCCAAAAATGGGAGCTTTAAGGGAATATCCTTGACTTCAGTTTTTAATTCTTGTTATGCATTACATTGTGTGATTTCTGGAATTTGAGATAATGTTCCAGACGTGGCAAGAtgattctatttttttcccctcttctcaTTGAATTTCCAGTTTCCTTGCTTTTTTAATCCTTTATTCTCATCTTGTTATCTTGCTTTCACTGCTTCCTAGACTTTTGCCAACATTTTTCTGGTCTCAGATTTGTTCTCCTGAActatattttgctttctttagtTTTCTCTCTCCACATAGTTTGTTCTTTCATCTTTATCCTTTACCATATTCATCATTCTTGTACCTTATGGAAGTTGAAAATCAGTTAGTAGCAGAGCCTAAACTCTCAGTGGCTTCTTTAGGGTCACAGACTTGGTTGTTCTTGGCTTTTGACTTCGTATAATTTCTTAACAAGTGTGAAAATAACTGAACTGATGCCACAGCTACTTTTGCCAATTGTAAAGCCTTTTTCTCTTGTTACAGAGTTCAAGTATAGATTTTTTAGCAAACCAAGGATTTGATTTTAATAAAGTTTTTCGCAACGGtgagttgttttggtttgttttcaatttcttttaatGTCTGCAAAATTTGTTATGACACCTTTCACTGTTTTCTGCAAAAGAAAACAGGCTGCCATCTGTGGCACTGTCTTAACATGTAATGAAGTTCTTGAATTATTCTTATCTAGTTTACTGTTGTGCTGATGGTAACTCTCTTTCCAAGAATTCATGGCATAGTTTAGCAGATCAGAATTCCCACTGACATGAGAgcttggttggttttttttgtatggAGGCAAAGCATGTATAGAGAGTAACAAGGTGTGGAGCTGTGTAATACATCAGCAGGAAAGCCTAGGAAGGGGATCCCAGtgcactggggctgctgcaggctgttaCTGGTGAGGCACAGAGCAAGGAGAGCAGTGCTCAGTGCTGTAGTGCTgatgtgcagctctgcagtgctggggctctTGGCCTGTGCAGAGGAGGCTGGGGAGCAGTGGTACCAGCCAACCTGGCATCTCCTGGGAGGCTGCACAGACACACATCTACAGCAGGGCACTGAAAGGGCCTGCAGGTGTAACAGGTGCAAAGGCTTGAACCCAGTGCATCCCTAATTAGTCTCTAATTATGATgagcttttactttttttgttaGGAATTCCGTATTTAAATCAGGAAGAAGAGAGACAGCTAAGGGAACAGTATGATGAGAAACGCTCTCAAGCCAACGGTGCAGGATCTCTGTCATACATTTCTCCTAATTCCACAAAGTGCCCTGTAACAATTCCTGAAGATCAGAAAAAATTTGTAGAGAAAGTAGTGTAAGTAACACTGTTTAATATCCTCTGATGTTGTTAAAACTAAAATGTGAACAGTAGTGATATTTTTGCATGTTGAAGCCGTGTCTATTATTTCACTGTTTGTAAAATGCTGCTCTTTTTGTTCTGAAGCATTTTCTTGTCTTTTGGAGAGAGCTGTAAActtccaaaaaataaaatactagaTACAGAAGCAAACAATCTGTTTCTTCCAGGGATCAGATAGAAGACTTAttaaagaaggaagaaagtgAAAG carries:
- the BFAR gene encoding bifunctional apoptosis regulator, encoding MEEGETLQGETERAEVEPCAAPGLGRQISVSEFLCHCCYDILINPTTLNCGHSFCRHCLALWWVSSKKNECPECREKWEGFPKVNILLRDVIEKLFSDAIEQRKEDIQQNSDVARSLATFQKHGNDQMPTVPNTARINPRGGFFSGVLTALTCVAVVLLGYHWSSREFEDDHLVHKPVAKWTAEEVILWLEQLGPWASHYKERFLLEKVNGRLLLTLTEEDFTKEPYSVENSNHRRAIMAELECVKTLGVKPPQNLWEYKAVNPGKSLFLLYALKNSPRLSMLYLYLFDYAEAFLPFIHTICPMQEDKYEDTVTKLLDLEDPSWRQWREFTVKYLFLPYQLIAEFAWDWLDVHYWTSRFIIVNAMLLSVLELFSFWRLWSRRELKTIPHRMWRHFWKVSTQGLFVAIFWPFIPQFVCNCLFYWALYFNPVINIDLVVTEIRRLETQVQ